In Macadamia integrifolia cultivar HAES 741 unplaced genomic scaffold, SCU_Mint_v3 scaffold808, whole genome shotgun sequence, the genomic stretch AGAGGACCATCTACGTTTTAGACAAATCAATTGTACATCACACATCACACATCATGACAAATCAATTGTCGACAATGAAATCGATGACTACGTGAAACACGAGTTCgtgaaacacatttttttttttctttttttacaagGATGAAACACAACCACATTTGAATGTGTGGGTGTCCAAGACTCATAAGTAGAGCATTAAACGAGTAATTGAGACATCTGACTTCGGCTGTGGGGCCACGGTGGATCACAGCCATCAATGTGCTAGAGAGAGCGTTAAGTGTTTTGTGCCTCATGGCGTCAGCTCATGGATGATTGCTAATTGCTAATTGCTAATTGCTGATTGCATAGCGTtagcaattttattttttatttttttggggaagaATGTTAGCAAATCTTCAAAGCTAGTTATTGTGTACTTAAATACCTGTTACAATTCCTACACATATGTGGGGAAGCCTATTGCTGCGTGCAGTGTTTgcaatttttgtattttctaatCTTTGCTTTGGTTACATTAACTAAAATAATGGATTGAATAATGGATTGAATCATTGAATAGCCAGTTTTGTAGAGTGAACTATTTGTGACTAacctttttcttcaaaaaaaaaagaagagagaatttactatcactcccccaTACTTGACCTATATTTACTAAGGTTCTCCTGTCTTTCACTTTTTTTGATACTcccttgcttttttatttttgcatctCTTTCACCCCTGATCTTTTTAAATGCCCAGATTACCCTTCTTTTTCACCTATAAAacctattacatttttttttttcaaattgattggttcaaaacaagGTTTGAACAAACCCCTAACAAGTTTTGACTCATTTAATCATCAATGATATTGCAAATTCAAAAAAGATAATTTTGTATCGTTTATATCTATATCAGTATCATTTGTTCCAATTGGGTATTTGCATTGCTGAtccaatatttttatcaattctatatttatattggtatcatatgttccaattgGGTACCAcacgttttttattttattttttattttttaattcctaAAATCATGTGTCGCAATCCTAACGGGAATGTAACTTTGAGATTACTATCAGAATTAGTATCGGCCGAGAATGATATcaatctaataccgataaaaaaaatagattgttaaatttgtgatgatgaatgagacaaaagaaaataataataataataaattaaataaatagataaataaaaacatccttgatgattgaatgagacaaagtaaaaaaaaaaaaaaaaagtaatgataaataaataatatctttaaagaCACATCAATATTCTTAATGattagatgagacaaaacttgtaagtggtttgGCTCAAACCATGTTTTAAACTAGTAAATTTGAAAAAGGTGTAATAGGTTATAGGTGAAAAGGAGGGTTAAtctcgatatatatatatatatatatataaaggaagggaataagagatgtaaaaataaaaaagcagagaagcataaaaaaaaaagtacaaagtaGAGGAATTTAAGTAAATATAAGCCatgtgtaggggagtgatagtaaattaaaaaaaatacaagatcagCAGTTATTGCTTGTAGTTGGGGCACTTCCCAAATATAATTTTTGGTGCTTAAGCTAGATCTATTTAACCCTAATGGATGATTTGTGGGCGGGATAGGCTATTACGCGGATGTGGGTCCCATTGGTTCCAGTGCTTGGATCCATCTCCCCTCCATTATAAATAGCTTACAAATAACACAGCTCTATACAGAATACAGAAGGTAATTAAACCATGGATCCCGATCTCTGTAAAGCTTTGTATAAGGCTGCAACAGAAGGTGATCACTCAACTTTGCGCTCGAAATTATTAGAGGCAGCAAAGGATGGAGGGTTGGTTTACCATAACAAGAACACTCTACTCCACATCGCTGCCAACTACGACAACGTTGAAGTTGTGAAAGTAATCCGCGAAAAGTTATCAACAACTCCACTAAGAAGCATGAACTACAGAAAAGACACTGCACTCCACATTGCTGCACGCCATAATAATCTCAACGTGGTTAATTATCTGTTGGATTGGGCTAACGAAGTAGACGAAGAAGAGAATCAGTCAGAGCGACATAAAATagtgaagaaaaagaacagagaTGGGAACACAGCGTTGCATGAAGCTGTTCTTGGGCGTCACCATAGGGTGATTGAGGTGTTGATGGAGTCGGTCAAAGAGCTCATCTTCATTAAGAATAGGCGCAAGGAATCACCACTTTATTTGGCTGCTGATCGCGGATTGTTGGATGTGCTGGTGAAAATGTTAAAAGTTGCACTGGAAGATCCAGATTTCAAGGACAAGAAAGATTATATTATCTACGATGGGCCAAACGGTAGAACTCCTTTGCACGCGGTCATTGCCAGGAAGCACAAATGtaaggaatctctctctctctctctctcacagccCGGATCCTCTCCATCCGGCTATTCCTGACCACAAACCAtggataattctctctctctctctctcaccatgCCAGGTTCTGGTTTTCGTGCAGgattgatccacacagatgaaaTCCATCCAAGGACAAACCCTGTGGTGGAtttcatctgtgtggatcagttCATATGAGAACGGTTCTCATTAATGAATCCTGAATCTATAGGGATGGCAATCTCGCAGATTAAAAACAGTTAGCCAGCTGAAATGTTCATTAAGATGAATTTACAATAGTGACTAAGAATAAATCAACTTTACCACATTGAACATCTTTTAACAACCCCCCCCCATCTTATGAGTTTACTTTATACTTCTCACGATGCTAAtagatttgagtttttttttttcttgggtttacTTCCTCCTCGAAAATGTTAGCATGCATCAACATTTTACTGGACAAAAAGGAGCTCATTAGTAGAGCAGATGCAGATGGAAGAAATCCTCTTCATCATGCAGCATCATATGGCCATTATGAGGAAACTTGTTGCTTATTACGGATCAAAGAGGCTTCTTTTGCTCACCAAATGGACAACAATGGCCTCTATCCCATACACATAGCAGCCAATGAAGGCCATGTTGACATAGTTAATGCTATGGTAGAATTTTTGCCAGAGACTATAGACTCGGTAAACGAACAAGATGAGAATGTTGTTCACTTGGCTGCTAAATTTGGGAGATCGAAATTAGTAAGTTACATGCTTAAGCAGAAATCTAGGTTTGACAAGCTTTTTAACGGGAAGGATATTAATGGAAACACACCATTACATTTGGCCACTGTGAACTCGCATCCCAAGGTTGTGAGCATTCTCACGCAGGACAGAAATGTAGACATGACTATCATGAACGATGAAGGCTTGACAGCCCTAGGCATTGCAGAGAAGGAGCAAATGAATGAGATCTCACTGCCAAAGGTATTCCCCAACTTGTTCTCTTTAAGTAGAAGGTTCTCTGATACACACAAAGAATATTCCACTATAGGGCTTTTCCTTTtgtggattccatgtgtgtggATTAGAATTATACAAGAATAGGTACCAGAATCTCAATtgtttagattttatttatgaaaaatagggGTAAAGCCAACCGATCCAATTCCCAAGGTTTAAAACCCTACTTTCAACCATAGGATTCTGAGGAGATTCTCAATTTCTTTAAAAATTATTAATCACTATGAAGATTCAAGAATCTCAATTGTTCTTCTTAATACTACAaaactaattttattttcaatatttaTTCAGGTTCTTACCCTAACAGCCTTAAGAATTAATGGTGCATCATCTGGTCCACCTTCTCCAATTATTGAggaaaataagcaaaaagatATTGGACCATCTACTCGAAATTCACCAAATAATAAGGACAATACCTCAAAAGATgatcaaaaaacagaaaatcacAAAGACAAGTTCAAACAGAGGTTCAATACTCTGGCACTTGTAGCAACGCTGATCATGACGGTCTCCTTCACCGCCGGATTCACAGT encodes the following:
- the LOC122070015 gene encoding protein ACCELERATED CELL DEATH 6-like, translated to MDPDLCKALYKAATEGDHSTLRSKLLEAAKDGGLVYHNKNTLLHIAANYDNVEVVKVIREKLSTTPLRSMNYRKDTALHIAARHNNLNVVNYLLDWANEVDEEENQSERHKIVKKKNRDGNTALHEAVLGRHHRVIEVLMESVKELIFIKNRRKESPLYLAADRGLLDVLVKMLKVALEDPDFKDKKDYIIYDGPNGRTPLHAVIARKHKSCINILLDKKELISRADADGRNPLHHAASYGHYEETCCLLRIKEASFAHQMDNNGLYPIHIAANEGHVDIVNAMVEFLPETIDSVNEQDENVVHLAAKFGRSKLVSYMLKQKSRFDKLFNGKDINGNTPLHLATVNSHPKVVSILTQDRNVDMTIMNDEGLTALGIAEKEQMNEISLPKVLTLTALRINGASSGPPSPIIEENKQKDIGPSTRNSPNNKDNTSKDDQKTENHKDKFKQRFNTLALVATLIMTVSFTAGFTVPGGYNADGPYKGMAVLLRKPTFIVFVICNTMALYLSIVVVVNNILAQWVDNRLLIIAVDLSSPLLGIALILMAIAFAAGLYSVILKLQWLAFLVLVIGAIFLCYIVDLLVLFNIQKMSKDLVLRAAVKWSFNLLIWAFDRFFDNRTAH